The Actinomycetes bacterium genome includes a region encoding these proteins:
- a CDS encoding HPr family phosphocarrier protein, giving the protein MKNISIKVKNSEGLHARPASRLVELCHRYSSDIYLSFNGIRANAKNITEVLSLGVENGEVIGVSISGEDEQEVNQQLHYFFKNKFSKLRNY; this is encoded by the coding sequence ATGAAAAATATTTCTATTAAAGTTAAAAACAGTGAAGGGCTCCATGCCCGGCCTGCATCCAGGCTGGTGGAACTGTGTCACCGTTACAGTTCAGACATATATCTCTCCTTTAATGGCATTAGGGCTAATGCTAAAAATATTACTGAAGTTTTAAGCCTGGGGGTGGAGAACGGAGAGGTTATAGGGGTAAGTATAAGCGGTGAAGATGAGCAAGAGGTTAATCAGCAGCTCCATTATTTTTTTAAGAATAAATTTTCCAAACTCAGGAATTACTGA
- the ptsP gene encoding phosphoenolpyruvate--protein phosphotransferase, whose amino-acid sequence MEVIKGITVCKGCIIGKTLVAEPGIKTEKTLLQTLSKEFYDLDIDDVGTMEALKKDLDQKKLTEQDISAEIKKFEQAIKSSGENLIEAKEKLKKTISEKFSEIIDFQILALKDTNIFDNIIRIIKNYRVSAYLAASIVFNERIELLKKNRNEKFKNRIYDLIDLYNRLVAYLKPSGLPDTIPEKSSGEHSLIMVTRNLFPTDIADMDFNRVKGIVSQKGSMESHTSILIKSIKIPYLIDADQDLSSIKNNQTAILDGQLGILVIDPDLSTLKKYQDYCSPVINTSAKSVEKLCTRCQVMANINSTNEAMEAIEMGVEGIGLFRTELSILNGDMGLTLDKQYQNYKRILTAYQKLPVTLRMLDLSGDKQALINLLYKQSFKREEIKPRIDKILKIQLKAMLMASAYGNLTISLPMVSKPEDILNFKTMLGQVQENLSREGIEFKKDIPVIAMIETPGAIFSLDYILSHTSSISIGTNDLFSLSFATSRFNNMPSDEENFLYRPTLEMLHYIISRAQKHKKQVAICGEVASHPYFIPLLVGLGISSFSVGLRNYYRVKKILESSEPKAANRLARKALKLDTKDQIEELFKDIKKKSKCETL is encoded by the coding sequence ATGGAAGTTATAAAAGGGATAACTGTTTGCAAGGGATGCATAATCGGTAAAACCCTGGTTGCAGAACCGGGAATTAAAACAGAGAAAACCCTGCTTCAGACCCTGTCCAAAGAGTTTTATGACCTGGACATAGATGATGTAGGCACCATGGAAGCCTTAAAAAAGGACCTTGATCAAAAAAAGCTAACCGAACAGGACATATCTGCAGAAATTAAAAAATTTGAGCAGGCAATTAAATCTTCCGGGGAAAACCTTATAGAGGCCAAAGAAAAACTTAAAAAGACCATAAGTGAAAAATTTTCTGAAATCATTGATTTCCAGATACTGGCCCTAAAGGATACCAATATATTTGATAACATAATCAGGATTATTAAAAATTACCGGGTGTCCGCCTACCTGGCGGCATCCATCGTGTTTAATGAAAGAATTGAGTTACTTAAAAAAAATAGGAATGAAAAGTTCAAGAACAGGATTTATGATCTTATAGACCTCTATAACCGCCTGGTGGCCTACCTTAAGCCTTCCGGTCTGCCGGATACCATACCTGAAAAAAGCTCCGGTGAGCACTCTTTGATTATGGTCACCAGGAATCTTTTTCCCACAGATATTGCTGATATGGATTTTAACCGGGTTAAGGGAATCGTGAGCCAGAAAGGAAGTATGGAGTCACATACTTCCATACTTATTAAGTCTATCAAGATTCCCTACCTTATTGATGCCGACCAGGATTTAAGCAGCATTAAAAACAACCAGACCGCCATACTGGACGGCCAACTGGGAATACTGGTTATAGACCCTGACCTGTCTACCCTGAAAAAATATCAGGATTATTGCTCTCCGGTTATAAATACATCAGCTAAATCAGTAGAAAAGTTATGTACCAGATGTCAGGTAATGGCCAATATTAATTCTACTAATGAAGCTATGGAGGCCATTGAAATGGGGGTAGAGGGCATAGGATTATTCAGGACAGAACTTTCCATACTAAATGGGGATATGGGCTTGACCCTGGATAAACAATACCAGAACTACAAAAGGATCCTTACTGCATACCAGAAATTGCCGGTTACCCTAAGGATGCTGGATTTAAGCGGGGATAAACAGGCATTGATAAATCTTCTATATAAACAATCCTTTAAGAGGGAGGAGATAAAACCCAGAATAGATAAAATATTGAAGATACAGCTGAAAGCCATGCTTATGGCCAGTGCCTATGGAAATTTAACTATATCCCTGCCCATGGTTTCCAAACCGGAAGATATATTAAACTTCAAAACCATGCTGGGCCAGGTTCAGGAAAATTTATCCCGCGAGGGGATAGAGTTTAAAAAGGATATCCCGGTAATAGCCATGATTGAAACTCCAGGAGCCATATTTTCCCTGGACTATATTTTATCTCATACCAGCAGCATTAGCATCGGCACCAACGACCTGTTTTCATTAAGTTTTGCTACCAGCAGGTTTAATAATATGCCTTCAGATGAAGAGAATTTTCTTTACCGGCCTACCCTGGAAATGTTGCATTACATCATAAGCAGGGCGCAAAAACATAAGAAACAGGTTGCCATATGTGGGGAAGTGGCTTCCCATCCCTATTTTATACCTCTGCTGGTAGGCCTGGGTATAAGCAGTTTCAGTGTGGGGTTGCGAAACTACTACCGGGTTAAGAAAATACTTGAATCTAGCGAACCAAAAGCGGCAAATAGATTGGCCAGAAAAGCACTGAAGCTGGACACTAAAGATCAGATAGAAGAGCTTTTTAAGGACATCAAGAAAAAAAGTAAGTGTGAAACTTTGTAA
- a CDS encoding plasmid stabilization protein: MNKIIYTETYIKRAKKFLKYHPEIISQYEKTLKLIEINVFHPSLRLHKLKGKLSDLYSVSINISYRICIDFIIEENTIIPIDIGKHDDVY, from the coding sequence GTGAATAAAATAATATATACTGAAACATATATTAAGAGAGCCAAAAAGTTTTTAAAATACCACCCTGAAATTATTTCTCAATACGAAAAGACTTTAAAGTTAATCGAAATAAATGTATTTCACCCATCACTTCGCTTGCATAAATTAAAAGGTAAATTATCAGATTTATATTCAGTTTCAATTAATATCTCATATAGGATATGCATTGATTTCATTATTGAAGAAAACACGATAATCCCGATTGATATTGGAAAACATGATGATGTATATTAA
- a CDS encoding type II toxin-antitoxin system Phd/YefM family antitoxin encodes MVKILTANELKQRGATALRDATSSDNEVIITVRGKSKYVVLPIAAYNSLRECELEIALIESRKDMENGKFIEESVEEHIRRITGE; translated from the coding sequence ATGGTAAAAATATTAACAGCAAACGAATTAAAACAAAGAGGTGCTACAGCATTAAGAGATGCGACCTCAAGTGACAACGAAGTTATTATTACTGTAAGAGGAAAGAGTAAATATGTCGTTTTACCTATTGCAGCATATAATAGCTTGAGAGAATGCGAACTTGAAATTGCCCTTATCGAATCAAGAAAAGATATGGAAAATGGCAAATTTATTGAAGAATCTGTTGAGGAACACATTAGAAGAATAACCGGTGAATAA